GCCTGCTGCACACCGACGTCGCCCAGCAACTGCTCGATCTGCGCGTTGGTGTCGCTGAACTTCTGCACCAGCTCGCCCTTGGATACGCGCAGGCGGTCGATCAAGCCACCGATCACAGGCACCTTCGATCGCTGTGCGAAGCCGTCCAGCTTCAGGCTGCGTGCGATGCGCACGACTTCGCCCAGCTTCTCGCCACTGGCATCGAGGTCGCGATTGCGCACCTGGTCCAGCAACTGGCTGGAAAACGCTGCGGTGCGCGTGGCCGCTTCGCGACCGAAGACCTGCAGGTTGCCCGGGCGCAGATCTTCCAGCTCCAGACGGATCTCGGCGATGCGCGGCAGATCCTCGCGGACCAGTCCCAGCGCCTGCAGTGCGCCTTCATCGAGCGCAGCGGCGATGGTCGTGCCGGGCACGAGGGCACCGGGGGTCTGGCTGTCCTGGGTCATCGGGCAGTCTCCTTGCAGTTGGGTAAGCGGCAGCGGCGGCCGGCTCAAGGCAGTCTAGCCTGAGCCGCGGCCACCTCGTCATCGATCTGTGCATGCAACGTGGCGACCTTGCCGGCCAGCGCAGCGCCCGCAGCGGCCTGGCCTGCCAGTGCAGCCTGCCGCCAGGCCGGCAGCAGGACGTCATGGATGCGCGCGAAGCGATGCAGCAGCATGCTGTCCTGGTCCTGCAGCAGCTGCCATTGGCCGGCTTCCAGACGGCGCAGCGAGGCCAGCCGGCGAAGATGGTCCAGCCGTTGCGACAGCGCGGCCTGGCCGGCGATATCCAGCGGTGGCAGCGGCGACGCCGCCAGCTCGGCCCAGGCCTCCAGTGCCGTGGCTGCCTCTGAATGCTCGATGATGGCCCTGGCCCGCAGCTGCATGTGCTGCTGCAGGTGCTGGGCCTGCTCGCGCGCCTGCAGGGCCAGCACGCCCAGCTGCGACTGCAGCGCCCGCCCTTCTGCCTCGCGAGCGACATCGCGCCCCAGCAATCGGCCCCACCAACTTTCCTGCTGCCGGATCTGCGCCGGGTTGGCGGCCTGCAGGGCCAGCGCGATGCGTGCCAGCGCGGAGACCAGGCCCTCGCCCGCACCCGGCGGCACGGTTGTTTCGCGCCGTGCCAGCGCCTCCAGCAACGGCGCACCATAGTCGGCCAGCACGGCGACATCGACCGTGTCCGGCAACCTCGGTGACGGCAGTGGCGCCTGCGTGGTCACGGCAGCGGCGGCGGCTTCGGCGTGGATGACGGAGTGGCATCACCGTCTTCCGGCGGCAGTGACTCGCCGTAGAAGTGGCGCATCAGGGCCTCATCCAGTGCCCGCTCCTCCGGCGTCGCGGCACGGCGCACGCGCGCACGCTGCGCCACCACGGCACCCGGTGCGCCACGCTCGACCTGCTGCCGCGCCCAGCCGGCGAACGCGGCCAGGGTCTGCGACACCTGTACCTGCTGCGCCTGCGACGCCGCCAGCAGTTCCACCAGCGGCGCCAGGCCCGCCTGCAGGTCGTCGGCCAGGACCGTGGCCGGCACGCTGGGGGCTGCCGCGGCCGGCACCGGCACCGGCGCGGCGGCGGGACGTGTTTCGGAAAGGCGATGCAAGGCCTCCAGCAACGCCGGCCACGGCGCCGGGTCCGCAACGGCGATCGCTTCCGGTGCCGGCGGTGGCAGCTGCAGGGCGGTGGCGATATCGGCCAACTGCGCAACCACGCGCCCGCCGACATCGCCGTCGTCGGCACCCATGGCCTTGTTGCGCAGGAAGTCGCGCTTGATCTGTGCCCAGCGCTGAGCCTGCGTGTCATCCAGTACGCCGCGCAGTTCGGCCAGCTTCAACAGGTTCTCTTCGGCGCCGGTGGTCAGCAGCTGTGCCTCGCCCAGGTAGTGGTCGGAGATCAGCTGCTGCAGCTCGTCCTCGTTCATCACCGGCGAGATCTTCTCGGCCAGCTTGTTCATGTTGCGGTAGCTGCCCTGCAGGCGGAACGGCGGCTCGGTGCGGTAGCGGTCGTCCTGTGCGGCACTGGCGATGTACTGCTGATTGACCCGGTAGACCACGTCGCGCACGCGCAGCATGCGCTGCAGGGTGGCGGTGATCTCGTTGATCTCCGCGCTGCTGTAGGCGTGGCTGAGCCCGTTGGTCGAGACCTCCTTGCCCATCGCGCGGTCGACCAGCACGTACAGGTCAGCCATGTCGCGCGTGGCCAGCGGCGCCAGCACCGGATTGGAGGTCAGGCTGTTCTCGATGTAGCTGAGGGTGAAGGCTGCCTCCATGCCACCGAGCACATCACCGAGGTTGTAGATGTCAGCACGGTTGGCCAGCATGTCCGGGATCTTGAACACCTCGCCGGACTCGGTATACGGGTTGCCGGCCATCACCACGCAGAACTTCTTGCCGCGCATGTCGTACGTACGGGTGCGACCGCGCCACACGCCCTCGATACGACGGGTGCCATCGCACAGCGAGATGAACTTCTGCAGGAACTCGGGATGGGTGTGCTGGATGTCATCCACATACAGCATGGTGTTGTTGCCCATCTCCAGCGCCAGATTGAGCTTCTCCAGCTCCTGCCGCGAGGTCGCGTCCGGTGCCTGGGCCGGGTCCAGCGAGCGCACCTCATGCCCCAGCGCCGGGCCGTTGATCTTCATGAAGACCAGGCCCAGGCGGTGCGCCACGTATTCCATCAACGTGGTCTTGCCGTAGCCCGGGGGCGAAATCATCATCAGCAGGCCCATCAGGTCGCTGCGCTTGTTCTCGCCGACCGTGCCCATCTGCTTGGCCAGGTTGTCACCGATCACGCCCAGGTAGACATCGTTGATCAGCTTGTTGCGCACGAACGAGGACAGCGGCCGCGCCTTGAACTCGGAAAGCCGCAGGGTCTCGCGCTCGCGCCCGATGATGCCCTGGCGCAGCGCCTGGTAGGCATGGAACGCCGGCACGAAATGGCGCAGGTGCTGCTTCAGGCGTGCCAGGAAGTCATCCAGCGACACCACCAGCGTGCCATTGCTGATGCGCGCGTGCTCGCCCAGCAGGCCGCCGACCTCCGACTGCAATGCGGCGTCGCTGGCGCGGCTGCGCAGCTGCCGCTGCACCAGCAGCAACGCCGCGGCTTCATCGACATAACCGGCATGCGTGGCATGCGCCGGCATCCGCGCCAGCGCACGCAGCCACTGCCCGGCCAGCGCCCAGCGCGCGGCCAGCGGGTCCTGGCTACGCTGCAGCGCGCGTTCGACCGCCTCGCGCTGCCCGGCCTGTTCCAGCTGCTGCGCCAGTGCCTCCAGCAACGCCACCGCGTGGCGGCTGCTGCTGAACACCGGATCGCCCGCCGCCAGTTCTTCGCCCAGATAGGCGGCCGCGGCCTCCGCGGCATCGGCATCGAACGGCAACGCGTGGGACTGCGCATACGCCAGCAGCGCCTCGGCCATTTCCGCACGCAATGCCAGGCGCCCTTCGTCGGACCCCAGCAGGCGTGCCAGCGCCTCGGCGCCCACCTGCCGCGCCGACCATTGCGCCACCGCCTCGCGGCGCTGCTCCCCTGCCCAGAACAGCAGCGCCAGCGCACGCACCCGTGGTGCATGGCGCAGGCTGCCCGCGGCCTGCTGCAAGGGCAGCAACGCACGCAGGATCAGCGCGGCATCATGGTCATGGATGCCACGCTCGTAGCCTTCGCGGTAGCGCGGCGCGGCGAACGCACGCACGCGCTGGTCCAGCGCATCGGGATTGGCAACGTCCTGCTGCAGCATGGCCAGATCGAGGCCGTCGCGTCCCTCCTGCGCAGCCATCAGCAGGCTGCCGGCCAGGTACTCGCCGCGATACAGCGTGGGAGATTCGGAGTCCAGCGTGACCGGCCAGAACGGCTTCAGCGCATCCAGCTCCGGATCGTGCAGGGTCTCCAGGAAGTCGGTGCCGGTCAGATGGATGGCCAGCGTATCGCCACGCGGCAACAGGGTCAGGTCCAGTGCCTGGGTGTTGACGCTGAAGCGATGGCGCGGCCCCAGCCGCACCACGTTGCCGCCGGCTTCGTACAGGTCACTGCGGTCGCGCAGCTGGCGCACCGCCTGGTCACGCACGCCCTTCAGCCGCGCCTCGATGTCGTCGGCCTTGACGTTGTCGTGCAGCGTGCGCAGGCGCTCGGCCAGCTCACGCAGCTTGAGGATCAGCGGATCGCCGGCGAAGAAGGCGTTGAGTTCATCGGCGGTGGCGAAGCGCTCGGTGCGCTTGGCCAGGCCGTCGAGGATGCGGTTGGCCGCGTCCAGGACCGAACGCGCCTTGCGCTGGCGGTCATCCAGCAATGCCTGCTTGTGCGTTTCGAAGGCTTCCACCAGCTCTTCGCGCTTGCTCAGGATGTCGCCGAGGAACTGCTCGTGCTCGCCGAACTGGCTCTCCAGTTCCTCCAGCTGCACCAGCAGGCGCGACAGCTGCTCGTCGGCGCGTTCGGGATCGGTGGCCAGGGCCAGCGCGCTGGTGATCGACTGCGAGAACAGCGCGAACTGTGCGGCGAACTGCGCCACGGCCTCGGCCGAACCGAGCGACCTGCGGCGCTGATCAGCGCGCGCACGGGCCTGGTTGAGGCGGCCGTACAGCACCGAAATGGACTCGACCACGCGGGTGCGCGCAGTGGCATCGTCCACCTTCAGGCCGGCCATCAGCTCGGACAGCATGTCCAGGTCGGCCGCCATCCCGCGCAGCCCCTCCAGCTGCTCATCCAGCAGGCGTGCACTCTGCGCCTGCTGGGCCGCTTCATCCAACGCCTGCAGGCGCGTGGTCAGCGGCACCAGCGCGGCATCACCGGCGAGGAACTCACCCGTGGCGGCGCCGACATGGTCCTGCGCCTCCATCAGTTCGGCCGTCATCGTCTCGATGCGCGCGGTGTCGATGTAGCGCAGCTCGCGGATGGTCAGCAGCCGCCCACGCAATGCGGTGATCGCATTGAGCGCCTCGACGAAGGCCTGCACCTCGTTCCAGTTCTGCGGCTGCAGCCGGCCCAGCAGCGCCTTGTGCGCGGCCTCTGCTTCGACCATCGCCTGCGCCGACTGCTGGCGGATCGACTGCACCTTCTCGTATTCGTCCAGCACCGATTCGCCGGTGGCGCTGATCTGCCGCAGCAGGGCCTCGGCGCCATCGCAGGCCTCGTCGCCCAGCCAGTGGTGTGCATCGAACAGGCGCCGGGTATCGGCCACCAGTCGCTGATAGCGCTGTACCGACACGTCCTGGCCTTCAATCTCGCGCGCCAGGTTGAACAGGTTGGAGATACCGCGCACCAGCTCGGCGTTGCCGATGCGGCCCATGAAGGTGTTGCCGGGCGGTCGGCTGGCGGCAAACTCGTCACTGCTGAACGGCGTCTGCCAGACCTGCATCGGATGGATGCGGGTCGGTTCGCTGCCCTCGGCATGGAACAGCACCATGCGCCCGTCCTGCATCAGGGCGTAGCCATGGCCGAACACCGGGTTCTGCAGCACGCGCTGGATGGTGTTGTAGACGAACAGTGCCGAGCGCCCACCTTCGCGCTCGTAGAAGATGTACAGCACATCCTCGCCGTTCGGCGAACGGATGCTGCGCTTGAACTGCATGCCGGCCATCGAGGCGTCGAACGCCTTGTGCTCGCCGCCCTGCAGGTAATAGCCGCCCGGGAAGATCACGCCGTGGTCTTCGGGCAGCTGCACGCAGGCCTGTACGATCGCATCGTTGCGCACGATGGCGCCGGTCAGCGTGTTGTAGATCAGGCCACGCCACTCCGTCTCGCGGTACGGCAGCACCTTCAGCAGCACCAGCGAACCGACCCGGGCGAATTCGAACTGGGCGTCGTCCAGCGACTGCGTGCTGTCCTCGACCGGCTCGCTGTAGATGCCCTGCCCGGTCTCGGTATTGTTCTCGACCTTGATGGTGAGGTCGCCGCCGGTGGTCTCCACGAACAAGGTATCGAGGATGTTCAGGTGTGAATGGCGGCCATTGACCGCCAGGTCGCGGGTCGCCTTGGTCCATTCGAAGTCGAACGGCGGCGGCAGGGCAATATCGCGCTCACCGCGCGCATCCAGGTAGGTCAGTTCGCCATCGCGCGACAGCGCCCAGCGGAACACGCGCACGTCGCTGCTGCGCTCGCCGATCTGGAACGAGGCCAGCAGCTTGTCACCCACCACGATCAGCTGCAGCAGGCGTGCGTGCTTGTAGTAGGCGTACAGCTCATTGAAGTCGTGCACGAAGCCGGGCTGGTCGAGGAAGCTGCCCTTCAGCTCGAGCGCGGCCACGTCGTAGCCGTCGTTGCCCTGCACCAGCCGGTACAGGCCGAACACGTCCTCGATGCGGGTCTGGGTTTTCAGCCCGATGAACACGTTGTAGCCGAACAGCAGGCGGTGCGGCCCGACCTGCACGATGTCACGGCCGACGCAGTTGTTCTCGCTGCGGATGCGGAAACGCCCGGCCACTTCCAGGCGGCTGTCGCCGAACTCGGCCAGGCGCTGGCGGTTGAGCGTCTCGGCCAGGCCCTGCAGGCGCTGGCCCTGCTCGGCCAGGCGGCGGCGCAGGACTTCGTAGGCGCCGCCCTGGGCAACGGCCTGGTCGACGGTATTGCCGCCGGCCTCCGGTGCGGTGGATTCGGCGGACGGATGGGTATCAGACATCAGCAGGCTTCCGGCTCACGGGCGGACGGCCGCGGTTGCGGCCGGCGCGGGCGGGCGATGGCCGCAGCAGCCATCGCCCGATGCATCAACGGGCGCTGTCGACCACGGTGGCCGACACGGTCGGCACCGCTTCGGCATCCTCGGCGATCTGGCGCGGTGCCGGTTCGGCCACGGCCACGCCCAGGTAGCGCTGCATCAGCTCCTGCACGATCGGGCTCTTGCCGGCAAAGCCTTCGATCGACTTGCCCAGCGACACCGCCTTGACCAGGTTCTCGAACATGCCGCCGTCGCCACCGACCAGGTCGATGTCGGCGTTGCGCAGCGCGCTGGCGATGACATTGGCGTTCTCGCGCGAGACTTCCTTGCCGGCTTCGATCGAGGCAAGCGCCTGCTTCAGGCTGTTGTCCAGCATCATGCGGAACTCTTCGTGGCCACGTGCCTGGTCGCTCAGCGAGGCGATGGCTTCGAACTTGCGCACCAGGCCCTCGGCCTCGGCCAGCAGCTTCTTCTGCACCACGCCGGCTTCGGCGTTGCCCAGCGACTCGGTGGCGGTGGCACGGGCCAGGCCCATCTTCTCCTCACCCTGCGCCTGCGCCTGCAGGGTCTCGGCCAGCACGCGGGCTTCGTTGCTGCCCTGCTTCAGGCTGGCTTCGGCCTTGGCTTCGATCACGCGCGCTTCGGCGATGCCAACCTTCTCGATGGCCAGCGCCGAGGCTTCACGCACCTGCGCCTCGGCCAGGCCAGGAGCGGCCTGTTCGGCACGGTAGGCGTCGGCCAGCAGGCGCTTGGCTTCGGCCTGCTTGC
The sequence above is a segment of the Stenotrophomonas maltophilia genome. Coding sequences within it:
- a CDS encoding DNA repair ATPase → MSDTHPSAESTAPEAGGNTVDQAVAQGGAYEVLRRRLAEQGQRLQGLAETLNRQRLAEFGDSRLEVAGRFRIRSENNCVGRDIVQVGPHRLLFGYNVFIGLKTQTRIEDVFGLYRLVQGNDGYDVAALELKGSFLDQPGFVHDFNELYAYYKHARLLQLIVVGDKLLASFQIGERSSDVRVFRWALSRDGELTYLDARGERDIALPPPFDFEWTKATRDLAVNGRHSHLNILDTLFVETTGGDLTIKVENNTETGQGIYSEPVEDSTQSLDDAQFEFARVGSLVLLKVLPYRETEWRGLIYNTLTGAIVRNDAIVQACVQLPEDHGVIFPGGYYLQGGEHKAFDASMAGMQFKRSIRSPNGEDVLYIFYEREGGRSALFVYNTIQRVLQNPVFGHGYALMQDGRMVLFHAEGSEPTRIHPMQVWQTPFSSDEFAASRPPGNTFMGRIGNAELVRGISNLFNLAREIEGQDVSVQRYQRLVADTRRLFDAHHWLGDEACDGAEALLRQISATGESVLDEYEKVQSIRQQSAQAMVEAEAAHKALLGRLQPQNWNEVQAFVEALNAITALRGRLLTIRELRYIDTARIETMTAELMEAQDHVGAATGEFLAGDAALVPLTTRLQALDEAAQQAQSARLLDEQLEGLRGMAADLDMLSELMAGLKVDDATARTRVVESISVLYGRLNQARARADQRRRSLGSAEAVAQFAAQFALFSQSITSALALATDPERADEQLSRLLVQLEELESQFGEHEQFLGDILSKREELVEAFETHKQALLDDRQRKARSVLDAANRILDGLAKRTERFATADELNAFFAGDPLILKLRELAERLRTLHDNVKADDIEARLKGVRDQAVRQLRDRSDLYEAGGNVVRLGPRHRFSVNTQALDLTLLPRGDTLAIHLTGTDFLETLHDPELDALKPFWPVTLDSESPTLYRGEYLAGSLLMAAQEGRDGLDLAMLQQDVANPDALDQRVRAFAAPRYREGYERGIHDHDAALILRALLPLQQAAGSLRHAPRVRALALLFWAGEQRREAVAQWSARQVGAEALARLLGSDEGRLALRAEMAEALLAYAQSHALPFDADAAEAAAAYLGEELAAGDPVFSSSRHAVALLEALAQQLEQAGQREAVERALQRSQDPLAARWALAGQWLRALARMPAHATHAGYVDEAAALLLVQRQLRSRASDAALQSEVGGLLGEHARISNGTLVVSLDDFLARLKQHLRHFVPAFHAYQALRQGIIGRERETLRLSEFKARPLSSFVRNKLINDVYLGVIGDNLAKQMGTVGENKRSDLMGLLMMISPPGYGKTTLMEYVAHRLGLVFMKINGPALGHEVRSLDPAQAPDATSRQELEKLNLALEMGNNTMLYVDDIQHTHPEFLQKFISLCDGTRRIEGVWRGRTRTYDMRGKKFCVVMAGNPYTESGEVFKIPDMLANRADIYNLGDVLGGMEAAFTLSYIENSLTSNPVLAPLATRDMADLYVLVDRAMGKEVSTNGLSHAYSSAEINEITATLQRMLRVRDVVYRVNQQYIASAAQDDRYRTEPPFRLQGSYRNMNKLAEKISPVMNEDELQQLISDHYLGEAQLLTTGAEENLLKLAELRGVLDDTQAQRWAQIKRDFLRNKAMGADDGDVGGRVVAQLADIATALQLPPPAPEAIAVADPAPWPALLEALHRLSETRPAAAPVPVPAAAAPSVPATVLADDLQAGLAPLVELLAASQAQQVQVSQTLAAFAGWARQQVERGAPGAVVAQRARVRRAATPEERALDEALMRHFYGESLPPEDGDATPSSTPKPPPLP